The Corvus cornix cornix isolate S_Up_H32 chromosome 15, ASM73873v5, whole genome shotgun sequence genome includes the window AATTAACAATCTGCAGCTGCTGATTTTGTACAGCAATGGTAGAGCTGTGTCAGAAACTGAGATGAATGGCCAAGGAAGGACATGACTAGAATGAGGACGGGGTAATCAGGGTACAGGGACTTGTTGTGCAGGAATAATGGATTGGGGTTGTGCACTTGACTGAGAATGCTCATCAGTTCTGTCTGTGAACTCCAGATAAAACAAGAGTGGAAAAGAACCTATAGGAAAAGCCCAGGGCAGGAAAATAGCATCAAAGAGCATTCATTGCTTCCCTTATATTATCTGAAGGCACTTAGGGTGAAATTCCTTTGCCCCATCCTCAAAGCCCAGTTTCTGTGTGCTGTTTCTTTCAGTTCCTGCTCTCCTCAGATACCCTTACagaaactgctgttttcagcCACACTGACCCAGGACCCAGAGAAATTGCAGCAGCTGGATTTATTCCAGCCTCGCCTCTTCACATCTGTGTATTCCGAGAAGAATAGAGATGGAACAGAAACTGAACAAGATACTAATGATAAATACACACTCCCTGAGGGGCTATCGGTATGATGTTAATTCTTTTGAGTAAGTTATACTTGAAGATTTGTTTAATTCCAGACTGTCTAGTTGTGGTTTTACCCTAAAACAAGTATGTCTTCCCTGTGTTTCCTTGCCAGAAGTGGCTTTGGGAGTATATGTGACCCAGAGAGCTCTACCTTTGCACATATATTTTCTCATTACTTAATGTTCATTTGGTTAAgactggattatttttttaattaatctctCTTCATGTGGAGTTGAGTTAACCAGCAACAGGGATTGGAAATCTGAAGTCATTATAACGTAGTAGCACCTATCAATTGTCCATATGTCTAACATTCATTTCAAGACGTGTATACGTGCCAACCTGTAGACAGGAAGGCAATGCATGTTGTTACTTGCCATGGAGAAGTAAGGGCATTAGAACAACTCAGGTCTCCTGTCTCCACTTGTATCCTGCCAGCCTGTTTATTCTTAAAGGGGTGGCATTATGGgctctggttttgctgctgttagTTGTAAAACATCCAAGCCTGTGTAAGTCATGGACAGGTAGTGGATTTCAGGGAAGATAGTCTTAGCAAGAAGTAACTTTTCTCTCTGAACTCCTTCCCTGTTGACTGCAGCAATGTTACGTGCCTTGTGACCTGAATTCCAAGCCTTTGCTCCTCTTGTATTTcatgctgaaaatgaaattcacCCGCGTGTTGTGCTTTACCAACTCCAGGGAAGCCTCTCACAGGTAAACATTAATGAGATCACTGTCCTAGATATCTGTCAAGGGATGTTACAGAGGTAAGGAAGTGACAGTTTCTCTCCATTTACCTGCAGGTTGTTCCTGCTGGTTCAAGCCTTTGGTGGAGTCACAGTGGCAGAGTTTTCTTCTCGGTTACCTCCAAATGAGAGACAGAGAACCATGAAGGAGTTTgaacaaggaaaaatacaaCTGTGAGCATCTTAAACTACTTTTCTATATGTTTTCCAGCACAGGCTCTTTCTAGTGTGTAGTAGGTTGAAACTTATTTGATGGACAAGTTGCTGATATAAGttgctggctctgcagccagctTCAAACCACGACACAGTGTAAACAGCTAAACAGAACAAGGGACACAGTTACATGGGGTCTTCTAAAACAGAGCATGCAGGAGTCTGCTGCAGAATGGGTGTGAGACTTGGACTTGTGACTTTGAATTGTTTATCTTGCATGTAACTCAGCCTGTTCTAATCTAGCTGCAAtctgaatttctgtgtgttGTTTTATAACAAGCAGTAAATACAAATGCTTGTTCATAGAGTTACTCAGAACACACAGGTTTGCAAATACGGAGTTTGTTTGTGCTGGGCGTCTGGTATTTGAAGGGAGGAAATGGATGTTGGTGCTAAAACTGTATATAGTGTTAGAGCTTCCTACCAAAGCAATCCCTGCTCAGACTGGCATAGATGTCTACTTCTATACATGTTTGATTTGCATTGTGGTTTTGGTAGCTGTATGAGATTGTGTCTGTGGAATGTCTCTGAGGAGAAggtaaatactttttttctggatgttCTTTTTATCCAGACCTGGTGTATAAATTTCTCCTTGACTATTGGTATTTCTCACCTCACCATCTGTGTTCCGTGCTTTTATGGAATATTCAGATACCTTAGAAGTTTGTAACCTCCAGTGTGCTGGCAGCTGTCTGACATGCTTGGAGAACCTGGAAACACACAGTAACTTTTCATGCTCAGCAGAGGGTGACAGGGCTGCAGTGATGCTTGGAGGTCTGTGGGCAGCTGATAAGGCCAGTGGCAATATGGAGTGACTTGGCAGTGCTCCTGCCAGGCTTAGAGGCAGAGGCTCACTGTCCAGTTCAAGATTAGCAAGAGTTGTGCTGTGTTTACTTGGGTTTTACTTGTGTGTGTAGTGCCTGAGATGTTACCTGAAAATGACTATATATACACTTACAACCAGGTTAATCAGCACAGATGCCACAGCCCGAGGGATTGATGTTAAAGGAGTGAATTATGTGATAAACTATGATGCACCACAGTTCATCAGGACGTACATTCACCGGTAAGACAACAGGAACAAAAGGAAGGTGTCTGAGCTTggtttgctttgaaatatttagcaGAGGTGACATGCACTTAAAAGtgcttttagcttttctttttactttaatAGGCAAATAGCTTTCTAACAAAAATTAAGCCCATAGCATTGCTTGGAATCAGACTCTCTTAGAACTGGAGAATTTCAGCATCAGAATCTGGGAGCTGATAAATGGCAGTGACTATGGGGCTAAACTGACTCGAAGCTACTGTTTTCAGGGTTGGAAGAACAGCTCGTGCAGGAGAAGCAGGTGTTGCTTTCAGCTTGGTCCTTAGAATTCAGGTATGTCTGGCAGGGGATTCATTCGATAAGGATGCATGCAGGGGCATAAGGAATGTAAAGTTCATACTACTTCCCACCTTTTCCAGTCAGCTGACCTTAGCACCTGGAAATGTCAATTATTTCCTGACTAAGCAGCATGTTCCAAAATGTGCTCATTTTCTAGCTGACAGGCGGTGGGGTGTCTCATCTGCAGTGTCTGTTTTGTTGTGCAGGAGCGGCGGTTTCTGCGGATGTTGAGGGATGCTGGCATCCAAGATATAAAGAAACACCCAGTGAAGGGCAACTCATTGAAGCCATTGGTGCAGCAATATGAGGGAGCTCTGTGTAAGCTTGAGAAGACAGTCAAGGTAAtggaaatgaggaagaaaataaaaaaatcaaactgcaaCTTGCACAGTTCAGTGCAATACATGCTTAGCACAAGTATTAGTGTCCGGGATCCTTTCCTTTGTCTGAGACAGTACCATCTCAGTGTGAAGGCAACATTTGTGGCTGCATCCTTATGGAATACTCAGaaagggtggggaggggagaaaggtTTTCTGTCAAAGTTAGGCAGCATTCCTGGAGGagtttaaaagatgtgtagatgtggcacttggggatgtggtttagtggtagGTTTGGCAGTGCCAGGTAAAGGGTTGGAGTCAATGGTCTTAAGGGTCTTTTTCAACTCTgatttttggtgggttttttctattCTGTCCTTCTCTTTACCTCTGTAGCTGGGATTTTGACAGCTACCCAGAGGACTGCAAGCAAAATGCAGAGATTAAACCTTTTGTCATTCCAGAGTTTGACTGTAATGTACAGCTATGCTGACTAAAAGTTGGGTATCTCAAGCCAGGAAAGAATTATCTGCAGGCCTTGTTTTATACACCAGTGTGAAGTTGAGAGCTTTGAGACAAAAGCAGGATATCATTTACCTTGCAGATGGGTGGACTAGGGATCCTTAATAGACTGTGCTGCATGATTTGGGCAAGTGTTCTGCTCTCTAATTTGAGAACGCCTCATAAATACCTGCCCTTGAAAAATGATTTTGAGTGTAGACTAGGAATGTTTGAGAACCGGGGCAGAAAAGATTATCAAATTGTCGTGTTCCTCCCTGAAGTCCCTTCTGTGTGACTCTGAGACAGGGGCATCTTCAGTCACCTTCTCAACTTTAATTTTGAACAGAACGAGCGAGCGCAGAAACGAGCCTGAACGAATGGAAGCTGAGATGGCTGATGTGGCACTGAAGCTGCTGAGTTGGACAGGACATGGACTGTTCCCCAGCACAGCAATGCTGAGTCGTGGTCCCTGAATGATTGGTTCCTCAACCTTATCATATCTGAAGTCAGCTGTTACAGGCCTTATTCCTCTTTCAAGGACACTGTGAACAGAGTTCAGTTACTggtttaataataaaaagataaattttgaGATACAGGTTGTCTTTAAGAGGACTTTGCATCGTATCCTCCTGGCGTATCTAGAATTAGCACTGGCTCCTGAGCATGGTCTGATGGAACTGCTGTTCTCCAGTGGTGAGGGCTGGGCCCTCACTTCTGCGCTGGGATAATGATTCTGCAAATGCATAAACACCTGTGCAGTGCCTGTAGCAGAAGTGTGTTTGAAGAGCTGCTCTAGGCTGCAGTGACTCcaacttttaaataaatattacatatatttttaaaactgtctaATAAAGACTGCTGGGCTCAGGAATTGGacttgatccttgtgggtcaactcaggatattttatgatTAGGACATAAAAGGAGTTTTCCCTGTTACAGTCTTGTGCCCTATCCTTTTCTTGCCTATGTTGTTTCCCTCCAACATTCTGTACCAGAGGTAACAGCAGGTATTATTCAGTGTTCGATTGGTGTTAATGCAGACCGAAATGTCTGATGTCTAATATAGATGTCCTGGAGCCAGCTAGTGTCACTGCAAGCCATAAGTCTGTATTTGACACATGCCATGGTATTTTTAGCTGCCCTGGCAGAAGGCTTAAAGCTGCCATGTAGCTGTGGCCTGCAACAACTCTCCAAGGgttgcttttccttcagcaggAATGGTTCCAGCTCTGGCCTATtgttctgcaaagcaaaataaatgtatgcAGGCATTAGTAATACATTACTGAAAGCTGGGAATCTTGGAGGAATGGGTTTTGGGGAAGGTGGTTGAATCTTGTGAAGATAGGAGCAAGGTTGTTTTATAGCAATGAAGCAGTGTCTGTTTTCCTACTGTGACTGCTTgctcttcatttgtttttctataGCACGGGTGTCTGGGCTGGTACTGGAGTCACAGGAATGGGAAGTCCTCTTGTGCAAGAGCTGTAAGCTCCCAGAGGCAAAACCAGGATCTGCCTCTTAAGCACCCACGCCCTCTCAGCCGGGCTGTTGTTTCTTTATCATTAAGGGATTAAGGGCAGTTACTGGGACAAGCCAGAGATCAGATGTAAGGTGGCAGAGCCTAGTTGATACTTCACCCTGAAAGTGCCACCCCCATGTCCTATGAGTTAGGCACCGCCCTGATGAAGTTGCAGAGGGCAGGGCGCTGTCGCCCCGCCCCGGCCAGGGCGGGAGCAAGGTTGGCGGGACGGGCCGGGACAAGACCAGGCGCcggcagccacagcagcagcagcagcgacaggatggggctggagctgtACCTGGACCTGCTCTCGCAGCCCTGCCGGGCGCTCTACATCTTCGCCCGGAGCAACAACATCCCCTTCGAGTTCAAGCGGGTGCAGCTGGCTAAGGGTAAGCGGGGCcagggggcggcgggggggccCCTGTGCCCCAGGCGGTCCCAGCCCCTCGGTTAGCGGGTGCCCCGCTGCTCCCCGCGCCGGCACCCGGGTCCCTTGGCCACTCCCGGGGGAGATGCTTGATGCCAGCCCGCGGGTGGAAGCAAGTGGGTTACTCGCCATCCCCATCAGTGCGAGATGCTGAGAGAGGGTGGGGTggccctcctgctgcagagggttTCTGGTGCCTACACAGAAACAATACCTAATTCTTCAGTGCAACcctgtttttaaatactgattACAGTGCCTGTGCTCCTCCGCAGCAAACAGGACACTGCAAAGGCGTGTGATTATCTTTGAAATCGGCCCCACCCCAGCAGAAAATGTGTCTCTGAAAAAAGAGATGCTTTTCTAAGAAGTGCTCAGTATGTCCCAGGTCTGAGGCATTCCCGATTTAGATGGGAaacaaaaagctgcagagatGGGACGTTCACATATGGGCGAGGACAGCTTAGATGTGTGGTTCTTGTTCATTACTTCAACTTAGaaaaaatttttgttctggtaagcagcagcagttgctgTAGAGCAACTCTTCTCTTGGCAGGGGTTAACACCCCCTTGGGAGGCTCCTCCTGCACCAGCTTGCTGAGCTGTCCCCATGTGTAGGTAGGGCAGGGCAGGGGTAAGGCTGCCCCTCTGGGGGCTCCATTGGCTCAAGCAGTTTGTGGTCAGGTTATTTTGAGAGGGTTGAGGACCAGCTTGTGAAGGCTGTGGAGCGAGACAATGCAGCTGCCAGTAATCTGAACACTGAGAAATGAAGAAGGGAGGTGGTTTAGTTGGGTTAAAACCAACCGATAACTGGTAGGAGCCTGTCCAAAGGGTATCGTGTGTTTTCACCAAAGGAGGCCCAAAGATCTGTATCTTCTTTCTTTGTAATTGAAGCTGGCAAAAGCTATCCTTCAACCTTTCCAGAAATCTGCTGGATTTGAAATTAATGTATGGGGCATAAAAAGGCCTCAGTAAGTAATGcttaaaaacaatgaaagatGAGAAggctcctggggctggaatTGTTAAAGGAACGAAAAAGGCTCCAACTTGAGACAAACCTCAGACATGCTGTGGTTGAGTTTTTGGGTGTTCCCCTGCACACCTTAGCTGTGCGCTGGTTGTACCTTACTGTGGCTTTCCTCCCACTTGTCTCATAGCAAAAATTTTTGCAATTGTTTGTAGCTGGGGGCTGGCTCATCTTGTgtccttccccttctttcccAATAAATTAACTGttgtggtgagacactggagcAAAAGAGAGGAGACTGGCAGGCAAGGAATGAGAGCACCAAAGAGAATGGAACAACTGAAGTGTAGGTATAGGGGaagtgagagaaaggaaagtgaATTAAATCACAGATTCCAATGCTCTGTGCCCCTTGGCAACAGTGCCTGCTTTTGGCCTGTGAATTTAGGATGGGTGATTTGGGTGCATCTCATCCCATTCCTGCAGAGCACGTACCTCCCATGCCATGGGGAAGCTCTCCAAGTACCTGCACTGGTACCACAGTGCAGGAGGCCTCACTGCACTGGTACCCATCACTGCACAGTTTATAAGGACAAGGTGACAGAACTGATACTCAGAATTGAGGTGGTGGGTTAAATGTGATGCCCCAGAAAAGCTCTTGGGCCCCCAGTAGGGCAGGGGTCAATGAAAGGGGTAGAAAGAGTGAGAATGGATAGGAATCACATGACATTCAAAGGACACCTGAAGACCTGGAATCTGCACACTTCATCTTTTAGAAAGGGGTAGGGGAGATGGGCTGCAAGCCAAGTGACAGGGGAATAGTCACAAATCAGGTTTGCCAGGTACTAGAAAAGCTAAGTTTGCTTCCAGAGCATCTCTGGCACACAGATTCTCAGATGGCTCACATAGCAGGGCATGGCACAAGGTTAGTTACACATTAGAGAGGCTTGAATACCCAGGCAGCCACATGTGACTGAAGCGAGtggctggaacaggctgtcaCTAACAAGTCACATAAAACAAGGCTGCTGGGACTGGTTTCAGACATAAAGGAGTACACTGAGACCTCAGATGAACAAAGCACCTTCTCCTGTCAGATTCACTCTGTGTGCTTTTCAGGGAGGACCTACAAGGTAGCTTAAAAGCAACCTCAAATCCATATTTGCTCTGACAAAAGATACACAAAATGCACAGGAGCTAATTGAAAGATCTGTAATGAAGTACCCATGACTATATATGGAATcacaggaatttattttcatctgtggattttaaaaagcaacttgaatataaattacattatcttccagaaaaaaaaaattacctgctTTCTCACTGTCCTTGTTGTTCGTATTTCTGATAGTGAGATCCTTTTCCTCCAAGGTGCTTGCTGCTCCCTCTGGGTTTGTACAGGACAGGTACCTCCAGGCACAAACTTGGAGTGGATAGAGCCCCAAGCTGTGAAATGCTGTTGGTATGAAAGGACTCCTAACCATCCTGCCCTTGGTGAAGAGGTGGGTCTGGTATGCAGGCAATAAGCAAGTAAGCTGATACCGTAGGACTATCCCCCTACTCGCCCTGCAGCACTTATTCATTGGTTGTAAACTTGATACAAAACTCTATTTGTACAATCAAAACCAACTTGAAGCTAGATGGCCCCCACAAACTGCTGAGGTGTTTACAAACAGGTCCTGAGTATCCCTGCCAAGTAAAACTTCTCATTTCCCTCCTCAGGGCAGCACAAGACAGAGGAGTTCCAGAAGGTGAATGTCCTGATGAAGGTGCCTGCACTAAGGGATGGTTCTTTCACCTTAGCAGAGAGGTGAGGTTCAAATAAACTCAATCCCCTACTGCAGTATTGTTTATCCCAATGCTTGGATTGCCAGTGTACTGCTGGGACTCCAGTCCAGGCAGTTTTTTGTCTCATTCCTATCCTATGTTCCACTTGTACAAACCTGTGTTTCAAGAAAAGCTATCACATGTAAGCAGCTTGAACAGCATTAATAGtagaaaaagctgctgcttggagCTCCTCTGCTACTTTGTAAGCAGTGTTTCTGAGCTTAAATACCTGTCCACGTgtcctcctgctctctgcctgcagctggaggctgtAGGTCAGTGCAGGACATCTGACATAAAGCACCTTCTCCTGGATGGCCAGGCAACGTGAAGCTCAGATTTGGTATAAACTCATTCTGCAGCTTCTATTTGCTCAAAAATGTTGATGGGATAACTGTGCCAGCAGACCACACCTGTCTCACTGGGCAATTATCTCATATCAGGTAATTGCTGTCCACAAGCAGCTGGTTAAGCCAGCACAAActctctcctgtgctgtgcCCCGCTGAACTTCTGCCTGACTCCAATCAGGTTTGTGTGTCTGCTTGTCCAGCAGTGCAAAATtggggggggaagaaaagatgaGGTCCTTTAATCGCAGATGATCAGCTTACCAGTCTGTCTTGCTCTCTGGGCAGCATTGCAATCCTCCTGTATCTCGTCCAGAAATTCAAGACTCCTGATCACTGGTACCCATCTGACCTGCAAAAAAGGGCTAGGGTTGATGAATACCTGTCCTGGCAGCATGCCAACATCCGTGCGAAGGGAAGCAAGTTGTTCTTAACCAAGGTAAAACCACGACATGTCAAAACTTACGAGCTAAGAACTGTAAGTTAAATGGCCTGCCTGCCTGTGTGCAGGGCCTCTCTAAGCAAATGTACAAGCCAGATGACAGATAGGAACAAAACTGACTTGGCTGCTGAAGGGAGCCTAACTGAAGTGCCCTGGATCCTTCATGCTGCAGCCAAAGGTCCAGAGCAAACACATCCTGGGTGAGCAGCTCCCACCAGACACAGCTCAGTGTTGGCTGCTCGGCTTCATGGAAAATACCAACCtccctctggaaaacaaaacacagttgCTGGCAGATGATACAGTCTTCCCTTGAGAGGAGACTCTTGTGGTtgaattttcagatttctaGGCAGCAGacaaggagaggcaggaagTAATGACTGACATTTAATGTTAACCTGGCAAGGCTGATGAGCAGTTCTGGTTGTTCTAGTGCATGGCTGGTGAGGGATCCTCAGAAGGTGGCAGTGAGAGTGTGATGACTAGATTTGGAAGGAAACACATACACAGCTTGTTTCTTCTCCCTGCCAGGTGCTGTTGCCTCTCCTCACAGGCCAGCCACTTCCTCCAGAGAAACTGGAGTTTGCTACTGAGGAGCTGAACGTTGCCCTGAAGCAGTTTGAGGAAAAGTTCTTGCAAGACAAGCTCTTCATCGCAGGCAGCGAGATCTCCCTGGCAGACCTTGTAGCACTGGTGGAGCTCATGCAGGTGAGCATcaaccccagcactgctggataTGTGAGTCAGGCTGTGGGCAGGCCAGGCCAAGGAGTGGCTGCTGCACCCCCACCGCTGTAATGGCAGATCTTCCGTGGGGTTAAGTCTTGTTCCTTTGTGACTTTGACCACAATTAAGTTTGCCAGGGAAGAACACCTACTTTGATGAAACAGTTCTTTCTATAGAAATATGGACCGAATTCATCAAGAAAGAAAGGTAAATTACAAACTAGGCAGGAAAGTACAGATCTTTGGAAGAGCTGTGTTGGTGTGCATGGACTTCCGTGTTCTGTGTTAGACCGTTCTTGGGTTAGCCATGGCAGAGCTCTTTGCTGCACGTCCCAagggacagcagctgctgaggatgtCACCACTTACCTCCTATGACCTAAGAGCCAGAGATGAGCTCCACCTAACCTCATGACTGTCTGCTGCC containing:
- the LOC104688586 gene encoding glutathione S-transferase theta-1 → MGLELYLDLLSQPCRALYIFARSNNIPFEFKRVQLAKGQHKTEEFQKVNVLMKVPALRDGSFTLAESIAILLYLVQKFKTPDHWYPSDLQKRARVDEYLSWQHANIRAKGSKLFLTKVLLPLLTGQPLPPEKLEFATEELNVALKQFEEKFLQDKLFIAGSEISLADLVALVELMQPVCAGYDLFEERPKLMEWRKRVEEAVGKQLFQEAHKEIMNIKNMTADQFAPEMMENFKQQLLKQVSQN